The candidate division KSB1 bacterium genome window below encodes:
- a CDS encoding rhamnulokinase has translation MKPYQFLAFDIGASSGRTLLGTLQDEKISTKELHRFSNGVVDVLGSLRWNILDLYENIKQGMKRCATEITDRPESMAVDTWGVDYALFASDGNLLGLPYGYRDHRTDGIMEEFFKIIPRDRVYELTGIQFMQLNTLFQLFAMSRAKSPLLKIVSDLLFTPDMISYFLTGIKKTEFTIATTSQLYNPIKQDWEDELFQALGISKSIMQEIVPPGTVLGNLLESIAQETGIKQIPVIATASHDTGSAVAAVPAEGNDWAYISSGTWSLVGVEISRPIINEKSLAFNFTNEGGVGGKFRFLKNCMGLWPVQQCRKAWSAKQEISFDELTQLAASAKPFAAIIDPDYQGFLNPPDMPEAIRAYCRATGQKAPDNPADMTRSILEGLALKYRYIFDQLKQLHPQPIRRIHIIGGGTQNKLLCQFTADATGIPVVAGPVEATAIGNIMVQAMGLGIVKSPAEIRRIIANSFELEKYEPQETKKWEEAYERFIAMVQ, from the coding sequence ATGAAACCCTACCAGTTCTTAGCTTTCGATATTGGCGCCTCCAGTGGGAGGACTCTATTGGGGACTCTTCAGGATGAAAAAATCTCGACCAAAGAACTCCATCGCTTTTCCAATGGCGTGGTGGATGTGTTGGGCAGCCTGCGCTGGAATATTTTAGACCTGTATGAAAACATCAAGCAGGGCATGAAACGCTGTGCAACGGAAATTACCGATCGGCCCGAGAGCATGGCCGTGGATACCTGGGGCGTGGATTACGCCCTGTTCGCCAGCGATGGCAATCTGTTGGGATTGCCTTATGGTTATCGGGATCATCGCACCGATGGGATCATGGAGGAATTCTTTAAAATCATCCCTCGAGATCGGGTCTATGAATTGACGGGCATCCAGTTTATGCAACTCAATACGCTATTTCAACTGTTCGCCATGTCCCGAGCCAAAAGCCCGCTGCTGAAAATTGTCTCAGATCTACTATTCACGCCAGATATGATCAGCTATTTTTTGACTGGAATCAAGAAAACCGAATTTACTATCGCCACGACCTCGCAGCTCTACAATCCCATCAAGCAGGATTGGGAGGACGAACTGTTTCAGGCGCTGGGAATTTCCAAAAGCATCATGCAGGAGATCGTCCCGCCTGGGACGGTTCTGGGCAATCTGCTTGAAAGCATTGCCCAGGAAACTGGCATAAAGCAAATTCCTGTCATTGCTACGGCCAGCCATGACACGGGCTCTGCGGTAGCAGCGGTTCCAGCCGAGGGCAATGATTGGGCCTACATCAGCTCAGGCACCTGGTCGTTGGTCGGGGTGGAAATTTCCAGGCCGATCATCAATGAAAAGTCGCTGGCGTTCAATTTCACCAATGAAGGCGGCGTCGGCGGAAAATTTCGTTTCCTCAAAAATTGTATGGGGCTCTGGCCTGTTCAGCAATGCCGCAAAGCCTGGTCAGCCAAGCAAGAGATCAGTTTCGATGAATTGACCCAGCTCGCTGCCTCGGCAAAGCCATTTGCCGCCATCATCGATCCCGATTACCAGGGCTTTCTCAATCCACCCGATATGCCCGAGGCGATCCGAGCCTACTGCCGTGCCACGGGTCAGAAGGCGCCCGACAATCCTGCCGATATGACCCGCAGCATTTTAGAGGGACTGGCTTTGAAATATCGCTACATTTTCGATCAGCTCAAGCAGCTTCATCCTCAGCCCATTCGTCGCATTCACATCATCGGCGGTGGGACGCAGAACAAGCTGCTGTGCCAATTCACTGCCGATGCCACGGGGATACCAGTGGTCGCTGGGCCTGTAGAAGCCACGGCGATTGGCAACATCATGGTTCAGGCCATGGGCTTGGGGATCGTGAAATCGCCCGCCGAAATCCGCAGAATTATTGCCAATTCGTTTGAACTCGAAAAATATGAGCCGCAGGAGACGAAGAAGTGGGAGGAGGCGTATGAGCGGTTTATTGCTATGGTTCAGTGA
- a CDS encoding S8 family serine peptidase — MKRSTFIIGIIIFGLTNFIHAQDILVKFKSKIDFENRSSLELAAVDASFANLPPLQIMPLAKRSLRRFQNLRKGIPDHFTTIGIDRWTTIRLPRGTDTQQIIAALQAHPAIEFAQVNHVYRVHQLPNDPRIAEQWLIRTIQLDQAWHKTPGDPSVLIAIIDTGIDYNHEDLAANLWLNGGEDANGDGRIDAADLNGMDDDANGFVDDLQGWDFTDAPHFPDGGDYQDRDNDPMDENGHGTSVAGIVGAVANNAIGVAGVAPGCRLMNLRAGTSQGLLEEDDVASAIIYAVDNGVRVINMSFGDVATSQMLRDVCQFAYQSGAVLIASAGNSQSAAVHYPSGFLETISVGATTEDDYLAGFSNYGATIDLVAPGVSLLTTAKGNDYRTFSGTSAAAPVVSGVVGLMLSLRPDLNNQDVRNILVSSADDLGEPGWDPYYAAGRLNAARALEIGYESQATIISPRLDDGIAESPVIIRGTASGALLHGYELLYGFGENPTDWFSIVSISGRQVVNDSLGRWPIDSLPDSIYTLRLKVLNKDGSSVEHRTQIQIDRTAPRLLALKQTRMIDGSHYSQLIEFETDDITRATILYRQRDTGGAFTEIPLGYEVTTHRYNFTHPGRFEFALNLQNRSGLTTEQGNNRFQIDLTEPNIETSRFASKNFELPRLYLLNRVCDFDGDGQRELLGSKLSERQGFQNLVLFEYRSGNLQEIPLTNHIAIPRDVADVDGDGLQEILVGAGPISFILASEKPGEFPTTIVWADTNDFWAGRFADLDGDSRIEIIARVGNVWTVLEYLGAHRYEQRASLPNPTSGSNGTGVPHCEVGDFDADGKMEVLFGDYDGDIYIYEADGNDRYSATWQERLPLMDAIDFLSSGDYDGDGILEFAAGCHSSPDLDAEHEYDGRYWIFRIYKTVGDNQFQSVWEQAFFGFANPADFASGMSSGDIDNDGRDELLINVFPDFYVIDYDHLAGKFQPIGYFYPSRSQANAIGDFDGDGYPEFFLNTGEKTIALQDRFAAASGPPAPAGFQAYPLDEQQVYLSWLPVLEADSYQIYRGQSADQLSPLVQVATIDFLDQSVEKDSRYWYSVSAIISSNEGQRTAPIAVQPGARPFLTSAQFIAPNQLRLGFSEPMSQSILNPAAYRFFPDMGQPISAIDSRSGQEVLLTVAQKSLLPGAYAVQVAGVSDQDRTPIDTTRNRLTFEVPAQISPFYLVSANLISSQTIALTFNQPVDPISALEPSNYLTTPMLPIASIAISPTNSAQVILTIVSQHPIGALGMNYIITVQNILSQTGVPIQTGQGSQASLIFYQNDLSQVFTYPNPCRVGAGENSIMFANLTKEATIKIMTLSGQVIRTLQEKDSNGGVRWDLRNEQGEMVAAGIYVYSVQNNLESKKGKLAIIR, encoded by the coding sequence ATGAAACGAAGCACATTCATCATTGGAATCATCATCTTTGGTCTAACCAATTTCATTCATGCCCAGGACATTTTGGTGAAATTCAAATCCAAAATTGATTTTGAAAATCGTTCGTCCCTGGAATTGGCTGCGGTGGATGCTTCGTTTGCCAATTTGCCTCCGCTGCAAATTATGCCTCTGGCTAAAAGATCTTTGCGAAGATTTCAGAACCTTCGCAAGGGAATTCCCGACCACTTCACCACCATCGGCATCGACCGCTGGACCACGATCCGACTGCCCAGAGGAACTGATACCCAGCAAATTATCGCTGCGCTGCAGGCGCATCCCGCCATCGAATTCGCTCAAGTCAACCACGTCTATCGAGTGCATCAACTGCCTAATGATCCTCGGATCGCCGAGCAGTGGCTGATCCGAACAATCCAGCTCGATCAGGCCTGGCACAAGACCCCTGGCGATCCCAGCGTGCTGATCGCTATTATCGATACGGGCATCGACTACAATCATGAAGATCTGGCCGCCAATCTGTGGCTCAATGGGGGCGAGGATGCCAATGGCGATGGTCGGATCGATGCTGCTGATTTAAACGGCATGGACGATGACGCCAATGGTTTCGTGGATGACCTTCAGGGCTGGGATTTCACCGATGCGCCCCATTTCCCCGATGGGGGAGACTATCAGGACCGAGATAACGATCCCATGGATGAGAACGGCCACGGCACCAGCGTGGCGGGCATTGTCGGCGCTGTGGCAAATAATGCCATCGGCGTAGCTGGCGTCGCCCCAGGCTGTCGCCTGATGAACCTGCGGGCGGGCACCAGCCAGGGCTTGCTCGAAGAAGATGATGTCGCTTCAGCCATTATCTATGCCGTGGACAATGGGGTCCGAGTGATCAACATGAGCTTCGGCGATGTGGCCACCTCGCAGATGCTGCGGGATGTCTGCCAATTCGCCTATCAAAGCGGCGCCGTGCTCATCGCTTCGGCAGGGAATAGTCAATCGGCTGCCGTGCACTACCCGTCGGGATTTTTGGAGACGATCTCTGTGGGCGCTACCACGGAGGATGATTACCTGGCGGGATTTTCCAATTACGGCGCCACCATCGACCTGGTCGCCCCTGGCGTTTCATTGCTTACCACAGCCAAAGGCAATGATTACCGAACCTTTTCTGGCACTTCGGCAGCAGCGCCAGTGGTGTCTGGAGTCGTGGGATTGATGTTGAGCCTGCGACCCGATCTCAACAATCAAGATGTGAGAAATATTCTGGTTTCGTCTGCCGATGATTTGGGTGAACCAGGCTGGGATCCTTATTACGCCGCTGGTCGATTGAATGCCGCTCGGGCGCTCGAGATCGGCTACGAGTCCCAGGCCACCATCATCAGCCCCCGATTGGATGATGGGATTGCCGAGTCGCCTGTGATCATCCGTGGCACGGCCTCAGGGGCGTTGTTGCACGGCTATGAGTTGCTCTATGGCTTTGGCGAGAATCCCACCGACTGGTTTTCCATCGTTTCGATTTCAGGGCGGCAGGTGGTGAATGACAGTTTGGGCCGCTGGCCGATCGACTCCTTGCCCGATTCGATCTACACCCTGCGCCTCAAGGTCTTGAACAAAGACGGCAGCTCGGTGGAACACCGCACCCAGATTCAAATCGATCGCACAGCGCCGAGGCTGCTGGCGCTAAAGCAGACCCGAATGATCGACGGCAGCCACTATTCCCAGCTCATCGAATTTGAAACCGATGACATCACCAGAGCCACGATTTTATATCGCCAAAGAGATACTGGCGGCGCTTTCACTGAAATTCCGCTGGGCTATGAAGTGACGACGCATCGCTATAATTTCACCCACCCAGGCCGATTCGAATTTGCATTGAACCTGCAAAATCGGTCAGGTTTAACGACCGAACAGGGGAACAATCGTTTTCAAATCGATTTGACCGAGCCCAATATCGAGACCAGCCGTTTTGCAAGCAAGAATTTCGAGCTCCCTCGACTCTATTTGCTCAATCGGGTCTGCGATTTTGACGGCGATGGACAGCGGGAGCTTTTGGGGTCCAAATTGTCGGAGCGCCAGGGGTTTCAAAATTTGGTTCTATTCGAATATCGATCGGGAAATTTGCAGGAGATACCTTTAACGAATCATATCGCTATTCCCAGAGATGTTGCCGATGTGGATGGGGATGGCCTGCAGGAAATTCTCGTTGGCGCTGGCCCCATTTCCTTTATCCTCGCCAGCGAGAAGCCTGGCGAATTTCCCACCACAATTGTCTGGGCCGATACCAACGATTTCTGGGCAGGCCGCTTTGCTGATCTGGATGGGGACAGCCGAATTGAGATCATCGCACGGGTCGGCAATGTCTGGACGGTGCTGGAATATCTCGGGGCGCATCGCTACGAGCAACGGGCCTCGTTGCCCAATCCCACTTCAGGCAGCAATGGCACAGGTGTGCCGCATTGCGAGGTCGGCGATTTCGATGCCGATGGCAAAATGGAAGTATTGTTCGGCGATTACGATGGCGATATTTATATTTATGAAGCCGATGGGAATGACCGTTACAGCGCCACCTGGCAGGAGCGGCTGCCCTTGATGGACGCCATCGATTTTCTCTCCAGCGGCGATTACGATGGCGATGGTATTCTGGAATTTGCCGCAGGTTGCCATTCTTCGCCTGATCTGGATGCCGAGCATGAATACGATGGCCGCTATTGGATCTTTCGGATTTACAAAACAGTTGGCGACAATCAATTTCAGTCCGTCTGGGAGCAGGCGTTCTTCGGCTTTGCCAATCCAGCCGATTTTGCCAGTGGAATGTCTTCTGGAGATATCGACAATGATGGCCGTGACGAATTGCTGATCAATGTTTTTCCAGATTTCTATGTCATCGATTATGACCATTTGGCTGGAAAGTTTCAGCCGATTGGATATTTTTATCCCAGCCGCAGCCAGGCCAATGCCATCGGCGACTTCGATGGCGATGGCTATCCAGAATTTTTCTTGAATACAGGCGAAAAAACCATTGCCCTGCAGGACCGTTTTGCAGCGGCTTCAGGACCGCCCGCCCCAGCAGGTTTTCAGGCCTATCCGCTCGACGAGCAGCAGGTTTATCTCTCCTGGCTGCCTGTATTGGAGGCCGACAGCTATCAGATTTATCGAGGGCAATCGGCCGACCAATTATCGCCATTGGTTCAGGTCGCAACCATAGACTTTTTGGATCAATCGGTCGAGAAGGATAGCCGATACTGGTACAGCGTGTCGGCGATCATTTCATCCAATGAGGGACAGCGCACAGCTCCCATCGCTGTGCAGCCTGGCGCTCGACCGTTTCTGACCAGCGCCCAATTTATTGCTCCCAATCAACTGCGACTGGGATTCAGCGAGCCGATGAGCCAGTCGATCCTGAATCCAGCGGCCTACCGTTTTTTCCCAGATATGGGGCAGCCCATTTCGGCCATCGATTCCCGCTCAGGCCAGGAGGTACTATTAACAGTGGCCCAAAAATCCCTTTTGCCAGGTGCTTATGCCGTTCAGGTTGCGGGAGTCAGCGATCAGGATCGGACGCCCATCGATACCACTCGCAATCGCCTGACGTTCGAGGTACCAGCCCAGATCTCGCCATTTTATCTGGTCTCGGCTAATCTAATATCATCTCAAACCATCGCCCTGACCTTTAACCAGCCAGTTGATCCGATCTCGGCGCTGGAGCCGTCCAACTATCTGACGACACCAATGCTCCCTATCGCATCCATCGCCATTTCGCCAACCAATAGCGCCCAGGTGATCCTGACCATCGTATCGCAACACCCCATCGGCGCTTTGGGGATGAATTACATCATCACCGTGCAAAATATTTTGAGCCAAACAGGCGTCCCCATCCAAACGGGACAGGGCAGCCAGGCATCGCTCATCTTTTATCAGAACGATCTCTCCCAGGTGTTCACCTACCCCAATCCCTGTCGAGTGGGAGCGGGTGAAAATTCCATCATGTTCGCCAATTTGACGAAGGAGGCGACGATCAAAATTATGACGCTATCGGGACAGGTGATTCGAACGCTGCAGGAGAAGGATAGCAATGGCGGCGTGCGATGGGATTTGCGAAATGAGCAGGGGGAAATGGTGGCGGCGGGGATTTATGTTTATTCGGTTCAAAATAATTTGGAATCGAAAAAAGGAAAACTGGCGATCATTAGATAA
- a CDS encoding glycosyltransferase family 2 protein translates to MFDFSIVIVTFNNQYEIVSCIESLGHALAGFRAEIFLIDNYSADETFHISKKLLSQFDERHHWSLICNETNIGFTKAVNQGLRQAQGDFVLLLNPDTELPSDVFRPLVEIFQADPQVGMVAPQLRNADGSIQPSCRRFPRRRDVIYHALGLHWLFKRSREFNFWKMGDFDHQSQREVDQPQGAFLLARRQAVDQVGLLDERFPMFFSDVDWCRRFIAHGWKILFVPSVQIVHHKGTSIYRNRLKMIWSSHRSFYHYFQKYQRGFLQRMLNLLIGEILIGLALVRSIFYLLSSNELKDLMWSQK, encoded by the coding sequence TTGTTCGATTTTTCCATTGTCATTGTCACTTTTAACAATCAATACGAGATCGTATCATGCATCGAAAGCCTAGGCCATGCGCTAGCAGGCTTCCGTGCTGAGATCTTCCTTATCGACAATTACTCCGCTGACGAAACCTTTCATATATCTAAAAAATTACTATCGCAATTTGATGAAAGACATCACTGGTCATTGATTTGCAACGAAACCAACATCGGTTTCACCAAAGCCGTGAACCAGGGATTGCGCCAGGCCCAGGGGGATTTCGTGCTGCTGCTCAATCCTGATACCGAGCTACCTTCTGATGTCTTTCGGCCGCTGGTCGAAATTTTCCAGGCCGATCCCCAGGTCGGAATGGTGGCGCCCCAATTGCGCAATGCCGATGGCTCGATCCAGCCCTCCTGTCGGCGCTTTCCGAGGCGGCGGGATGTGATCTATCATGCACTGGGGTTGCATTGGCTGTTCAAGCGAAGCCGTGAATTCAATTTCTGGAAGATGGGCGATTTCGATCACCAGAGCCAGCGGGAAGTGGATCAGCCGCAGGGGGCATTTCTTCTAGCTCGGAGACAGGCGGTCGATCAGGTGGGGCTATTGGATGAACGTTTTCCCATGTTCTTCAGCGATGTGGATTGGTGCCGCCGATTTATCGCTCATGGCTGGAAAATTTTATTCGTCCCCAGCGTTCAAATAGTGCATCACAAAGGGACGTCAATTTACAGAAATCGATTAAAAATGATCTGGTCCAGTCATCGCTCATTCTATCATTATTTCCAGAAGTACCAGCGGGGATTTCTCCAGCGGATGTTGAATTTATTGATCGGTGAAATCCTAATCGGGCTGGCGCTGGTGCGGTCGATTTTTTATTTGCTGAGTTCAAACGAATTGAAAGATCTAATGTGGTCACAGAAATGA
- a CDS encoding DUF429 domain-containing protein: MIHYVGVDGCSGGWFAIAVAEDNQLHYQMFRSIEQMWETFGQARLILIDIPIGLPDWRNRSCDIEARKLLGRRGASVFPAPARPAINQADYEQASLVNYQCLGRKLSIQTWNIIDKIKQVDRLLDEEPLSRSVIRESHPEVCFWALSGGHVMAFNKKSEEGVAERLNVLKPLNPFTEATFQAATQTYRRKDLARDDILDALALAITAASPSHLLVTLPDHPEKDQKNLPMEMVFTRRFLSNII; encoded by the coding sequence ATGATTCATTATGTGGGCGTAGACGGCTGTTCAGGTGGCTGGTTTGCCATTGCGGTCGCAGAAGACAATCAGCTTCATTATCAGATGTTCAGATCGATCGAACAGATGTGGGAAACATTTGGGCAGGCACGATTGATCCTCATCGATATTCCGATCGGGTTGCCGGATTGGCGGAACCGGAGCTGCGATATCGAGGCCAGGAAGCTTTTGGGACGCCGGGGCGCCAGTGTTTTTCCGGCACCCGCTCGTCCAGCTATTAATCAAGCCGACTACGAACAAGCATCACTCGTGAATTATCAGTGCTTAGGCCGTAAACTTTCGATTCAGACTTGGAATATTATCGATAAAATCAAACAGGTGGATCGACTACTTGACGAGGAGCCCCTTAGCCGCTCGGTTATTCGGGAATCACATCCCGAGGTCTGTTTTTGGGCTCTGTCTGGGGGCCACGTCATGGCTTTTAATAAGAAGAGTGAGGAAGGGGTTGCGGAACGGTTGAATGTTTTAAAGCCATTGAATCCTTTTACTGAAGCAACATTTCAAGCTGCGACTCAAACTTACCGGCGCAAGGATCTGGCGCGCGATGATATTTTGGACGCATTGGCTCTGGCGATCACGGCCGCGTCACCATCCCATCTGCTGGTCACCCTACCGGATCATCCCGAAAAGGACCAGAAAAATTTGCCCATGGAGATGGTCTTTACCCGACGTTTTCTTAGCAATATAATATAA
- a CDS encoding cation-translocating P-type ATPase, with protein sequence MNHQTNAWHIQSVQEVLEHWRTDPFNGLSEAEANQRQKQYGPNELVEQGRKKPIVIFLEQFTSTLVIILMIAAVISGFLGKPTETAAILAIVFLFAFLSFIQEYRAEKALEALKKLSVPQVRVQRDGQIKEISARELVPGDIVFLEVGNLIPADLRLIESVNLQVQESILTGESESVEKETDALHVTNLPIGDRINLAFMGTQVTYGHGKGVVVATGMRTELGKIATLIQQVETVSTPLQRRLNQVGKLMAILGISVAILVMIIGLMGGGTLSEMFLTAVSVAVAVVPEGLPAVVTVTLALGAQRMLKRRALIRRLPAVETLGSVTVICSDKTGTLTENRMTVQVIDVAGHSIDLGQFIETNETDRSNRDEASICREKLFEGKPKSVCMVLLGGALCNDATLRPDPETGRVQFIGDPTEGALLVAASRVDINQTKLLNIMPRIAELPFDSTRKRMTTVHRIPSDGEELPDAIKFVRSNGLPLLSITKGAFDSLLDICNKVWVDDQEVPLDEHWRERIHQANQKMAEQGMRVLGFATKWLDQLPDKKELRSLEHDLTFIGLIGMVDPPRPEVKQAVQTCKQAGIRPIMITGDHPLTARFIANELGISNNGNVVTGQELSTMTDEQLSKIVKDTAIYARVSPEHKLRIVQALQHQGQIVAMTGDGVNDSPALKQADIGVAMGISGTDVSKQASDMILLDDNFATIVAAVEEGRVIYDNIRRFVKFSIAGNLGKVLVMLLMPLFGVTVALLPLQLLWLNLLTDGLLGLGLGLEPAEKNTMRRPPRNPKAHFFSEGLGFHVIWVGFLIGAIALLIGYLYFDPLHPENTTWQTMVFTALAFLQTGQALGSRSMNKESVISLDFRSNPTMWLMIFAVVGLQLAAIYLPAFNHFFSVKPLGISDLVLCIGLTLAVYLPVKVEKYLLRHRAI encoded by the coding sequence ATGAATCACCAAACGAATGCCTGGCACATTCAATCGGTGCAGGAGGTATTAGAACATTGGCGCACCGATCCATTCAACGGGTTAAGCGAGGCTGAGGCCAATCAACGACAAAAACAGTACGGTCCCAATGAACTGGTTGAGCAAGGCCGAAAGAAGCCGATCGTCATTTTTCTCGAGCAATTCACAAGCACTCTGGTAATCATTTTGATGATAGCAGCCGTGATCTCGGGTTTTTTGGGGAAACCGACAGAGACCGCTGCAATATTGGCAATTGTTTTTCTATTTGCGTTTTTGAGTTTTATCCAAGAATATCGCGCTGAGAAAGCCTTGGAAGCCCTTAAAAAGCTCAGCGTGCCTCAAGTCAGAGTCCAGCGCGATGGTCAAATCAAAGAAATATCCGCTCGTGAATTGGTCCCCGGAGATATTGTCTTTTTGGAAGTGGGAAATCTAATCCCAGCTGATTTGAGATTAATCGAAAGTGTGAATTTGCAAGTTCAGGAATCGATCCTTACTGGGGAATCTGAATCAGTGGAGAAAGAGACCGATGCGCTGCACGTAACGAATCTGCCAATTGGGGATCGGATAAACTTGGCTTTTATGGGAACGCAGGTGACTTATGGCCATGGCAAGGGTGTGGTTGTTGCCACCGGGATGAGGACTGAACTGGGTAAAATCGCCACCCTGATCCAGCAGGTTGAAACAGTATCCACACCGCTGCAGCGCCGGCTCAATCAGGTGGGCAAACTGATGGCCATATTGGGAATTTCTGTGGCGATATTAGTAATGATCATCGGCCTCATGGGTGGGGGGACTCTCAGCGAGATGTTTCTCACCGCAGTAAGCGTTGCAGTGGCCGTAGTGCCAGAGGGCTTGCCGGCGGTCGTCACAGTTACCCTGGCCCTCGGCGCTCAACGGATGTTGAAACGCCGAGCTTTGATTCGAAGACTCCCAGCAGTGGAGACCTTGGGTTCGGTAACTGTAATCTGTTCTGATAAAACTGGAACCTTAACAGAAAATCGAATGACGGTTCAAGTGATCGATGTGGCAGGTCATTCGATCGATTTAGGTCAATTTATTGAAACTAACGAAACCGACCGATCGAATCGCGATGAAGCTTCCATTTGTCGAGAAAAGCTGTTCGAAGGAAAGCCCAAGTCCGTTTGTATGGTGTTGCTTGGCGGTGCTCTATGCAACGACGCCACGCTGCGGCCAGATCCAGAGACTGGTCGAGTCCAATTTATCGGTGATCCCACTGAAGGGGCGCTGCTGGTAGCGGCTTCCAGAGTTGATATTAATCAGACCAAATTGCTCAATATCATGCCTCGAATTGCCGAGCTTCCCTTCGACTCGACAAGGAAGCGGATGACCACGGTTCATCGAATTCCCTCCGACGGCGAAGAACTACCGGATGCGATCAAATTTGTTCGTTCCAATGGTCTCCCGTTGCTCTCAATTACCAAAGGTGCGTTTGATAGTTTGCTCGACATCTGCAACAAAGTCTGGGTGGACGACCAGGAGGTGCCATTAGATGAGCATTGGCGCGAACGAATTCATCAGGCAAATCAGAAGATGGCCGAACAAGGGATGCGCGTCTTGGGCTTTGCCACAAAATGGCTTGACCAGCTTCCCGATAAAAAGGAATTGCGGAGTCTCGAGCACGACCTCACGTTTATCGGACTCATTGGGATGGTGGATCCGCCACGGCCTGAAGTTAAGCAAGCGGTTCAGACTTGCAAGCAAGCTGGCATTCGACCGATTATGATCACTGGTGACCATCCATTGACAGCTCGATTCATCGCCAATGAGCTGGGAATTTCCAATAACGGCAACGTGGTGACTGGTCAAGAGCTCAGCACAATGACCGATGAACAATTATCCAAGATCGTCAAAGACACGGCGATTTATGCCCGAGTATCTCCTGAACATAAATTGCGGATCGTTCAGGCATTGCAACACCAGGGCCAGATTGTGGCCATGACCGGCGATGGAGTCAACGACTCACCAGCATTGAAACAAGCCGATATCGGTGTCGCGATGGGCATTTCGGGGACAGATGTTTCGAAACAGGCGTCGGATATGATCCTGCTGGATGATAATTTCGCCACGATCGTCGCTGCTGTGGAAGAAGGTCGCGTGATTTATGATAATATTCGTCGCTTTGTTAAATTTTCCATCGCTGGCAATTTGGGAAAGGTGTTGGTGATGCTGTTGATGCCGTTGTTTGGGGTGACCGTGGCATTGCTTCCGTTGCAATTGCTCTGGTTAAACCTGCTCACGGATGGCTTGCTCGGCCTCGGTTTGGGCTTGGAACCCGCCGAAAAAAACACCATGCGACGTCCACCTCGCAATCCAAAAGCCCACTTCTTCAGCGAAGGCCTTGGCTTCCACGTCATCTGGGTAGGATTTCTGATCGGTGCGATTGCCCTATTGATAGGTTATCTCTATTTCGATCCGCTTCATCCAGAAAATACGACCTGGCAGACGATGGTTTTTACTGCTCTGGCGTTTCTCCAAACTGGGCAGGCATTGGGCTCTCGTTCCATGAACAAGGAAAGTGTGATCTCTCTGGACTTTCGTTCCAACCCAACCATGTGGTTGATGATCTTTGCCGTGGTCGGGCTGCAATTGGCTGCGATCTATTTGCCAGCTTTTAACCACTTTTTCAGCGTAAAACCGCTCGGGATTTCTGATCTGGTGCTTTGCATCGGGCTAACACTGGCGGTTTATTTGCCAGTGAAAGTTGAAAAATATTTGCTGCGGCATCGGGCGATTTAG